A genomic segment from Cervus elaphus chromosome 14, mCerEla1.1, whole genome shotgun sequence encodes:
- the LAD1 gene encoding ladinin-1, whose amino-acid sequence MSVSRKSWAALSSLTRQWTLEDEEEQERERRRRHRNLSFAVDDEDLPARDEDPPAPGRLLSVEEAEGPQPLAPDPRDEEDVRAVLRTRQERRQRCREAQEEARQPPPVPEEQVQLPPGQRLSPECSSAEEGSLAGRVPAGSEKLSAAGKTLEPEASLDPETPSPSKCSVSQKIAVLEERAVSGKRAVLDKASISEKRLVSEKATVFEKTPAPETQLAPGRAVAPARPQAWDHPASVGRPSSPGRQPDAGPEKDPESSAGPLPRACGLPPVTLQVRTPCTEAEAEAPSPTLASPTFSSALQRSSPRTISFRMSPRRDSSEVALTRSASVRLPASSVKLGPKLERYHSAIQRSESVRCASPSRTEFLVAPVDVASKRHLFEKELVGQSREGPASSRKENLQLSGVVTSRLNLWISRTQESAQQGPQNQEMQRESAASRRPQWRKKPEPPLGAEV is encoded by the exons ATGTCGGTCAGCAGGAAGAGCTGGGCCGCTCTGTCCAG CCTGACCCGGCAGTGGACCCTGGAGGATGAGGAGGAACAGGAGCGAGAACGCCGGCGGCGACACCGGAACCTGAGCTTCGCCGTGGACGACGAGGACCTGCCCGCCCGGGATGAGGACCCACCGGCCCCCGGGAG ACTGCTGAGCGTGGAGGAAGCAGAGGGGCCCCAGCCACTGGCCCCAGACCCCAGAGATGAGGAGGACGTCCGGGCTGTCCTGAGGACGCGGCAGGAGCGGAGGCAGAGGTGCCGGGAAGCCCAGGAGGAGGCCAGGCAGCCGCCCCCGGTGCCTGAGGAGCAGGTGCAGTTGCCGCCCGGCCAGAGACTGAGCCCGGAGTGCAGCTCCGCGgaggaggggagcctggcgggcagggTGCCTGCGGGCTCCGAGAAGCTGTCTGCTGCGGGGAAGACACTTGAGCCGGAAGCAAGCCTGGACCCTGAGACCCCCAGCCCCAGTAAATGCTCCGTGTCCCAGAAGATCGCTGTGCTGGAGGAGAGAGCTGTCTCAGGAAAGAGGGCTGTTTTAGACAAAGCCAGCATCTCGGAGAAGAGACTGGTGTCTGAGAAAGCCACTGTCTTCGAGAAGACCCCGGCCCCCGAGACACAGCTGGCCCCAGGCAGGGCCGTGGCCCCAGCACGGCCCCAGGCCTGGGATCACCCAGCCTCAGTGGGGCGCCCATCCAGCCCCGGGAGGCAGCCGGACGCTGGGCCTGAGAAGGATCCCGAGTCCTCGGCGGGGCCTCTGCCCCGGGCGTGCGGCCTCCCGCCCGTCACTCTGCAG GTGAGGACCCCCTGCACGGAGGCTGAGGCCGAGGCCCCATCACCAACACTGGCCTCGCCCACCTTCAGCAGCGCCCTGCAGCGCTCCAGCCCCCGCACCATCTCCTTCCGG ATGAGTCCCCGGAGAGACAGCTCAGAGGTGGCCTTAACCCGCAG CGCCAGCGTGAGGCTCCCGGCCAGCTCGGTCAAATTAGGCCCAAAGCTGGAGCGATACCACTCGGCTATACAG AGATCAGAGTCCGTCAGGTGTGCAAGCCCATCCCGCACTGAGTTCCTCGTGGCTCCCGTGGATGTCGCCAGCAAGCGCCACCTCTTTGAGAAAGAGCTGGTGGGCCAGAGCCGAGAAGGCCCAGCCTCCAGCCGCAAG GAGAACTTGCAGCTCTCGGGGGTGGTGACGTCGCGGCTCAACCTGTGGATCAGCAGGACCCAGGAGTCAGCACAGCAGGGCCCTCAG AACCAGGAGATGCAGAGGGAGTCGGCAGCCAGCAGGAGGCCCCAGTGGAGGAAGAAGCCAGAGCCCCCGCTGGGTGCCGAG GTGTGA